The Streptomyces tendae genome has a window encoding:
- the nudC gene encoding NAD(+) diphosphatase: protein MTTRTDHTADRPISLTAPSGIDRAAHHRLDEAWLAAAWSHPSTRCFVVSGGQVLIDETPDGRTELVMTPSFEAPLTEAHRYFLGTDEDGVSYFALQKDALPGRMDDSARPAGLREAGLLLSPREAGLMVHAVALENWQRLHRFCSRCGERTVIAAAGHIRRCPACGAEHYPRTDPAVIMAVIDDQDRILLGRQVHWPEGRFSTLAGFVEPGEAIEQSVRREVHEEVGIGVGEVEYVASQPWPFPSSLMLGFVAHATSTEINVDGDEIHEARWFSRDELRAAFESGEVLPPYGISIAARLIERWYGEDLPMRNAF, encoded by the coding sequence GTGACCACCAGGACCGACCACACCGCCGACCGCCCCATCTCGCTCACCGCCCCGAGCGGCATCGACCGCGCCGCACACCACCGGCTCGACGAGGCATGGCTCGCGGCGGCGTGGAGCCACCCCTCGACCCGCTGCTTCGTGGTCTCCGGCGGCCAGGTCCTCATCGACGAGACGCCCGACGGGCGCACCGAGCTCGTCATGACCCCGTCCTTCGAGGCCCCGCTCACCGAGGCACACCGCTACTTCCTGGGCACCGACGAGGACGGAGTCAGCTACTTCGCACTGCAGAAGGACGCCCTGCCCGGGCGCATGGACGACTCCGCCCGCCCCGCGGGCCTGCGCGAGGCGGGGCTCCTCCTGTCGCCGCGCGAGGCGGGCCTGATGGTGCACGCCGTCGCCCTGGAGAACTGGCAGCGGCTGCACCGCTTCTGCTCCCGCTGCGGCGAGCGCACGGTCATCGCCGCCGCCGGCCACATCCGCCGCTGCCCCGCCTGCGGCGCCGAGCACTACCCGCGGACCGACCCCGCGGTGATCATGGCCGTGATCGACGACCAGGACCGCATCCTGCTCGGCCGCCAGGTCCACTGGCCCGAGGGCCGCTTCTCCACACTCGCCGGATTCGTCGAGCCGGGGGAGGCCATCGAGCAGTCGGTGCGCCGCGAGGTCCACGAGGAGGTCGGCATCGGCGTCGGCGAGGTCGAGTACGTCGCCAGCCAGCCCTGGCCCTTCCCCTCCAGCCTCATGCTCGGCTTCGTCGCCCACGCCACCTCCACCGAGATCAACGTGGACGGCGACGAGATCCACGAGGCCCGCTGGTTCTCCCGCGACGAGCTCCGCGCCGCCTTCGAGTCCGGCGAGGTCCTCCCGCCCTACGGCATCTCGATCGCGGCCCGGCTGATCGAACGCTGGTACGGCGAGGACCTGCCGATGCGCAACGCCTTCTGA
- a CDS encoding ABC1 kinase family protein, with amino-acid sequence MSDLPRKAVTRTAKLAALPLGFAGRATWGLGKRIVGESAELVGRELQQRTAEQLFKVLGELKGGAMKFGQALSVFESALPEEVAGPYRAALTKLQEAAPPMPTRTVHAVLEERLGEDWPELFQEFEDKPAAAASIGQVHRAVWHDGREVAVKVQYPGAGEALLSDLNQLSRFARLLGPLIPGMDVKPLITELKDRVSEELDYGLEAQAQRAHAEEFAGDPDVVVPDVVHQCEQVLITEWIDGTPLSEVIADGTEEQRDRAGQLLARFLFSGPARTGLLHADPHPGNFRLLSGGPGGEDDWRLGVLDFGTVDRLPDGLPAPIGEALRMTLDGEAEAVYEMLCAEGFVKESVELDPDAVLDYLSPIIEPARADEFTFTRGWMRSQAARIADPRSPAYQLAKQLNLPPAYLLIHRVTLSTIGVLCQLGATVRLREELEDWLPSFLPGEPGEEDEVAQA; translated from the coding sequence ATGTCTGATCTTCCCCGCAAGGCGGTCACCCGGACCGCCAAGCTGGCCGCTCTCCCGCTCGGCTTCGCCGGGCGGGCGACCTGGGGACTCGGCAAGCGGATCGTGGGCGAGTCCGCGGAGCTTGTCGGCCGTGAACTCCAGCAGCGCACCGCCGAGCAGCTCTTCAAGGTGCTGGGCGAGCTCAAGGGCGGCGCCATGAAGTTCGGCCAGGCCCTGTCCGTCTTCGAGTCGGCTCTGCCGGAGGAGGTCGCCGGTCCCTACCGGGCGGCCCTGACCAAGCTGCAGGAGGCCGCCCCGCCGATGCCGACCCGCACGGTGCACGCGGTGCTCGAGGAGCGGCTGGGTGAGGACTGGCCGGAACTGTTCCAGGAGTTCGAGGACAAGCCGGCCGCGGCCGCCTCGATCGGCCAGGTGCACCGGGCGGTGTGGCACGACGGCCGCGAGGTCGCGGTCAAGGTGCAGTACCCCGGCGCCGGCGAGGCCCTGCTGTCCGACCTCAACCAGCTGAGCCGCTTCGCCCGCCTGCTCGGCCCGCTGATCCCCGGCATGGACGTGAAACCGCTGATCACGGAACTGAAGGACCGGGTCTCCGAGGAACTGGACTACGGCCTGGAGGCGCAGGCGCAGCGGGCGCACGCCGAGGAGTTCGCCGGCGATCCCGACGTGGTCGTCCCGGACGTGGTCCACCAGTGCGAGCAGGTGCTGATCACCGAGTGGATCGACGGCACACCGCTGTCGGAGGTCATCGCGGACGGCACCGAGGAACAGCGGGACCGGGCCGGACAGCTCCTGGCCCGCTTCCTGTTCTCCGGTCCCGCCCGCACCGGCCTGCTGCACGCGGACCCGCATCCGGGCAACTTCCGTCTGCTGTCCGGGGGTCCCGGGGGTGAGGACGACTGGCGTCTGGGCGTCCTGGACTTCGGCACCGTCGACCGGCTGCCCGACGGGCTGCCCGCCCCCATCGGCGAGGCGCTGCGCATGACGCTGGACGGCGAGGCGGAGGCCGTCTACGAGATGCTCTGCGCCGAGGGCTTCGTCAAGGAGTCCGTGGAGCTGGATCCCGACGCCGTGCTCGACTACCTCTCGCCGATCATCGAACCGGCGCGCGCAGACGAGTTCACTTTCACCCGCGGCTGGATGCGCAGTCAGGCGGCGCGGATAGCGGACCCCCGATCCCCGGCGTACCAGCTGGCCAAGCAGCTCAATCTGCCGCCGGCCTACCTGCTGATCCACCGGGTGACGTTGAGCACCATCGGTGTGCTGTGCCAGCTGGGCGCCACGGTCCGGCTGCGTGAGGAGCTGGAGGACTGGCTGCCGTCGTTCCTCCCCGGGGAGCCGGGCGAGGAGGACGAGGTGGCACAGGCCTGA
- a CDS encoding ATP-dependent helicase, translating into MPARITDPGQLKELLGIPFTPEQTACITAPPAPQVIVAGAGSGKTTVMAARVVWLVGTGQVAPEQVLGLTFTNKAAGELAERVRTALIKAGVTDPDAIDPDNPPGEPVISTYHAFAGRLLTDHGLRIGLEPASRLLADATRYQLAARVLREAPGLYPALTRSFPDLVGDLLTLDAELSEHLVRPEDLRAHDAELLRALENTKLTNADLRKVPEAAAARRELAELVLRYRDAKRERDLLDFGDQIALSARLATLPEVGRVLRDEFRVVLLDEYQDTSVAQRVLLAGLFGGGTGHPVTAVGDPCQAIYGWRGASVANLDDFPEHFPHADGRPATRQSLSENRRSGGRLLDLANGLAEPLRAMHAGVEALRPAPGAERDGTVRCALLSTHAEEIDWIADSIAHLVNTGKAPGEIAVLCRTATDFAEIQAALVARDVPVEVVGLSGLLHLPEIADLVAVCEVLQDPGANASLVRLLTGPRWRIGPRDLALLGRRARRLVSHARVDGDDDPDRRLAEAVEGVDPAEVISLADALDTFLESPLEGGGDDDGLPFSPDARVRFARLAAELRDLRRSLADPLMDVLHRVLAVTGLEVELSASPHALAARRRETLANFLDIAASFAAGDNEATLLAFLGFLRTAAQYEKGLDNALPGGENTVKVLTAHKSKGLEWDVVAVPGLVTGTFPSDRGREKWTAQGKVLPHRLRGDADTLPDVPSWDSRGLKAFQEAMKEHQHTEELRLGYVTFTRPRSLLLGSGHWWGPSQKKPRGPSAFLLALYEHCAAGFGEIEAWADEPAEDEENPALRRAGDDQAWPLPLDDAALARRRAAAATVLAHLDRLAAHPDGGTAAVHDAETYDDPDWPPPPDDEEPFPEDLPDDYPEEFAEDGPGADADPDDWDAWTTERPVVPHQATASDAPRARPRSVPGGPQLPAPAPAEPRVTAPEPRLTPQEARLTPEEARAVASWDRDLDALTGELLRARDSVTEVRLPASLTASQLLRLADDPDGFARELARPMPRPPQPAARRGTRFHAWVEARFEELTLPMLDPEELPGSDAEIADERDLEALKEAFERTPYAHRTPHRVEAPFQLSIAGRVVRGRIDAVYRHEGGEDADAVTYEIVDWKTGRGRTADPLQLAVYRLAWAEQQGVPLEAVSAAFLYVRTGEVVRPERLPGRAELERLLLEDPYGEIPHSEDTPAGR; encoded by the coding sequence GTGCCCGCCCGTATCACCGACCCCGGCCAGCTCAAGGAGCTCCTCGGGATCCCGTTCACCCCGGAGCAGACGGCCTGTATCACCGCGCCGCCCGCCCCGCAGGTGATCGTTGCCGGAGCCGGCTCCGGCAAGACGACGGTGATGGCGGCGCGCGTGGTCTGGCTGGTCGGCACCGGCCAGGTCGCCCCTGAGCAGGTCCTCGGCCTCACCTTCACCAACAAGGCCGCCGGGGAGCTCGCCGAACGCGTCCGCACCGCCCTGATCAAGGCCGGCGTCACCGACCCGGACGCCATCGATCCGGACAACCCTCCGGGCGAGCCGGTGATCTCCACCTACCACGCCTTCGCCGGCCGTCTGCTCACCGACCACGGGCTGCGCATCGGCCTGGAACCGGCCTCCCGGCTGCTCGCCGACGCCACCCGCTACCAGCTCGCCGCGCGCGTGCTGCGCGAGGCCCCCGGCCTCTACCCGGCCCTCACCCGCTCCTTCCCCGACCTGGTGGGCGACCTCCTCACCCTCGACGCGGAACTCTCCGAGCACCTGGTGCGGCCCGAGGACCTGCGCGCCCACGACGCCGAACTGCTCCGCGCCCTGGAGAACACCAAGCTCACCAACGCCGACCTGCGCAAGGTGCCGGAGGCCGCCGCCGCGCGCCGCGAACTCGCCGAGCTGGTGCTGCGCTACCGGGACGCCAAGCGTGAGCGCGACCTGCTCGACTTCGGCGACCAGATCGCCCTGTCCGCGCGGCTCGCCACCCTCCCCGAGGTGGGCCGCGTGCTGCGCGACGAGTTCCGGGTCGTGCTCCTCGACGAGTACCAGGACACCTCCGTCGCCCAGCGCGTCCTCCTCGCCGGGCTCTTCGGGGGCGGCACCGGCCACCCGGTGACCGCCGTCGGCGACCCCTGCCAGGCGATCTACGGCTGGCGCGGCGCCTCCGTCGCCAACCTCGACGACTTCCCCGAGCACTTCCCGCACGCCGACGGCCGCCCCGCCACCCGCCAGTCGCTCAGCGAGAACCGCCGCAGCGGCGGCCGGCTGCTCGACCTCGCCAACGGCCTCGCCGAGCCGTTGCGTGCCATGCACGCGGGCGTGGAGGCGCTGCGCCCGGCGCCCGGCGCCGAGCGTGACGGCACCGTGCGCTGCGCCCTGCTGTCCACCCACGCGGAGGAGATCGACTGGATCGCGGACTCGATCGCGCACCTGGTGAACACCGGCAAGGCGCCCGGCGAGATCGCCGTCCTGTGCCGCACGGCGACGGACTTCGCCGAGATCCAGGCCGCCCTGGTCGCCCGGGACGTCCCCGTCGAGGTCGTCGGCCTGTCCGGCCTGCTGCACCTGCCCGAGATCGCCGACCTCGTCGCTGTCTGCGAGGTGCTCCAGGACCCCGGCGCTAACGCCTCCCTCGTCCGGCTGCTGACCGGCCCGCGCTGGCGCATCGGCCCCCGCGACCTCGCCCTGCTCGGCCGGCGCGCCCGCCGCCTGGTGTCCCACGCGCGCGTGGACGGCGACGACGACCCCGACCGGCGGCTCGCCGAAGCCGTCGAGGGCGTCGACCCCGCCGAGGTGATCTCGCTCGCCGACGCCCTTGACACGTTCCTGGAGTCCCCGCTGGAGGGTGGCGGGGACGACGACGGGCTGCCCTTCTCGCCGGACGCGCGCGTGCGCTTCGCCCGCCTCGCCGCCGAGCTGCGCGACCTGCGCCGCTCGCTTGCCGACCCCCTCATGGACGTACTCCACCGCGTCCTCGCCGTTACCGGCCTCGAGGTCGAGCTGTCCGCGTCCCCGCACGCCCTGGCCGCCCGGCGCCGCGAGACCCTGGCCAACTTCCTGGACATCGCCGCGTCCTTCGCCGCCGGTGACAACGAGGCCACCCTGCTCGCCTTCCTCGGCTTCCTGCGCACCGCCGCCCAGTACGAGAAGGGCCTGGACAACGCGCTGCCGGGAGGCGAGAACACCGTCAAGGTGCTCACCGCGCACAAGTCCAAGGGCCTGGAATGGGACGTCGTGGCCGTGCCCGGGCTGGTCACCGGTACTTTCCCCAGCGACCGGGGCCGTGAGAAGTGGACCGCCCAGGGCAAGGTGCTGCCGCACCGGCTGCGCGGCGACGCCGACACCCTGCCCGACGTGCCCTCCTGGGACTCCCGGGGACTGAAGGCCTTCCAGGAGGCCATGAAGGAGCACCAGCACACCGAGGAACTGCGCCTCGGCTACGTCACCTTCACCCGCCCCCGCTCCCTGCTGCTCGGCTCCGGCCACTGGTGGGGCCCCAGCCAGAAGAAGCCCCGGGGGCCCTCCGCGTTCCTGCTCGCCCTCTACGAGCACTGCGCCGCGGGGTTCGGCGAGATCGAGGCGTGGGCGGACGAACCCGCCGAGGACGAGGAGAACCCGGCCCTGCGGCGGGCAGGCGACGACCAGGCCTGGCCGCTGCCCCTGGACGACGCGGCCCTCGCCCGGCGCCGTGCGGCCGCGGCGACCGTCCTCGCCCACCTGGACCGTCTCGCCGCCCACCCGGACGGTGGTACGGCGGCCGTGCACGACGCGGAGACCTACGACGACCCCGACTGGCCGCCCCCGCCGGACGACGAGGAACCCTTCCCGGAGGACCTCCCCGACGACTACCCCGAGGAGTTCGCCGAGGACGGGCCCGGTGCGGACGCCGACCCGGACGACTGGGACGCGTGGACCACGGAACGCCCGGTCGTCCCGCACCAGGCGACGGCCTCGGACGCGCCCCGCGCGCGCCCGCGAAGCGTGCCCGGCGGCCCGCAGTTGCCGGCCCCCGCGCCCGCGGAACCCCGCGTCACGGCACCGGAGCCCCGCCTCACGCCCCAGGAGGCTCGCCTCACCCCCGAGGAGGCCCGGGCCGTCGCCTCCTGGGACCGCGACCTGGACGCCCTCACCGGGGAGCTGCTGCGCGCCCGCGACAGCGTCACCGAGGTCCGGCTACCCGCCTCCCTCACCGCATCCCAGCTGCTCCGGCTCGCCGACGACCCCGACGGCTTCGCGCGGGAGCTGGCCCGCCCCATGCCCCGGCCGCCCCAGCCCGCCGCGCGCCGCGGCACCCGGTTCCACGCCTGGGTCGAGGCACGCTTCGAAGAGCTGACCCTGCCGATGCTCGACCCGGAGGAACTGCCCGGAAGCGACGCCGAGATCGCCGACGAGCGCGACCTGGAGGCCCTCAAGGAGGCCTTCGAACGCACCCCGTACGCCCACCGCACCCCCCACCGCGTGGAGGCGCCGTTCCAGCTGTCGATCGCCGGACGCGTCGTCCGCGGCCGCATCGACGCCGTCTACCGGCACGAGGGCGGCGAGGACGCCGACGCGGTCACGTACGAGATCGTCGACTGGAAGACCGGCCGGGGACGCACCGCCGACCCGCTCCAGCTCGCCGTCTACCGGCTCGCCTGGGCGGAGCAGCAGGGCGTCCCGCTGGAGGCCGTCAGCGCCGCCTTCCTCTACGTACGCACCGGCGAAGTCGTGCGTCCCGAGCGCCTCCCTGGCCGCGCCGAACTGGAGCGACTGCTGCTGGAGGATCCGTACGGTGAGATTCCGCACTCGGAGGACACCCCCGCGGGCCGATAG
- a CDS encoding mycoredoxin encodes MQGTVTMYSTTWCGYCRRLKSQMDREGIAYTEINIEQDPESAAFVEKANGGNQTVPTVLFADGSTLTNPSLAQVKQKIGA; translated from the coding sequence ATGCAGGGCACTGTGACGATGTACAGCACCACGTGGTGCGGCTACTGCCGCCGGCTGAAGAGCCAGATGGACCGCGAGGGCATCGCGTACACCGAGATCAACATCGAGCAGGACCCCGAGTCCGCGGCCTTCGTGGAGAAGGCCAACGGCGGCAACCAGACGGTGCCCACCGTCCTCTTCGCCGACGGCTCGACGCTCACCAACCCGTCGCTGGCGCAGGTCAAGCAGAAGATCGGCGCCTGA
- a CDS encoding WhiB family transcriptional regulator, giving the protein MQLEAHVPSVPPSDTIPKPGSTEDPTLTPLTALTALDDAIENLGVPVPCRSYDPEVFFAESPADVEYAKSLCRTCPLVEACLAGAKERREPWGVWGGELFVQGVVVARKRPRGRPRKNPVSA; this is encoded by the coding sequence GTGCAACTCGAAGCGCACGTTCCGTCCGTACCGCCTTCCGACACGATCCCCAAGCCCGGCTCCACGGAGGACCCGACCTTGACTCCGCTCACCGCGCTCACCGCGCTCGACGACGCCATCGAGAACCTCGGCGTACCCGTCCCGTGCCGCTCCTACGACCCGGAGGTCTTCTTCGCCGAGTCGCCCGCGGACGTCGAGTACGCCAAGTCCCTCTGCCGTACCTGCCCGCTGGTCGAGGCCTGCCTCGCCGGTGCCAAGGAGCGGCGTGAGCCCTGGGGCGTCTGGGGTGGCGAGCTGTTCGTCCAGGGCGTTGTCGTCGCCCGGAAGCGGCCGCGTGGCCGCCCGCGCAAGAACCCGGTCTCGGCATGA
- a CDS encoding ATP-dependent DNA helicase UvrD2: MTAATHSTLFPQVPDSADAVLEGLDPEQRAVATALHGPVCVLAGAGTGKTRAITHRIAYGVRAGILQPSSVLAVTFTNRAAGEMRGRLRQLGAVGVQARTFHSAALRQLQYFWPKAVGGSLPRLVDRKVQLVADAAAACRIRLDRGELRDVTAEIEWSKVTQTVPADYLAAAAKAGREAPRDPAEIAQLYAAYEELKHERSVIDFEDVLLLTVAVLQDRQDVAEQVRAQYQHFVVDEYQDVSPLQQRLLELWLGDRENLCVVGDASQTIYSFTGATPDHLLDFRIRHPGATVVKLVRDYRSTPQVVRLANGLLAQARGRAADHRLELVSQRAAGSDPVFTEYTDEPAEAEGAARRIRELIDSGVPAGEIAVLFRTNSQSEIYEQALADAGVPYQLRGAERFFDRPEVRKAITALRAAARFGGNDALLDDAPDLPSQVRAVLSGEGWTPQPPAGSGAVRERWESLAALVHLAQDFTAARSGATLADLVVELDERAGAQHAPTVQGVTLASLHSAKGLEWDVVFLVGVAEGMMPITYAKTDEQIEEERRLLYVGVTRARERLHLSWALARSPGGRPNRRPSRFLDGLRPGSNTPAGRVGTAGAGSVERGTYTRTPAAAEAAPRRRQRTPARCRICGRTLTDGGEMKLMRCEDCPSDMDEGLYERLRDWRAGQAQRSGQPAFCVFTDKTLIAIAEAVPDDEQELARIPGVGMRKLRRYGDDVLALCAGRDPAEGQDQD; this comes from the coding sequence GTGACAGCAGCAACGCACTCCACCCTCTTCCCGCAGGTACCGGACTCGGCCGACGCGGTGCTCGAAGGTCTCGACCCCGAGCAGCGCGCCGTGGCGACCGCGCTGCACGGACCGGTGTGCGTGCTGGCGGGCGCCGGCACCGGCAAGACCCGGGCCATCACCCACCGCATCGCCTACGGGGTGCGGGCGGGGATCCTCCAGCCCTCCAGCGTGCTCGCCGTCACCTTCACCAACCGCGCCGCGGGGGAGATGCGCGGCCGGCTGCGGCAGCTCGGCGCGGTGGGTGTGCAGGCGCGTACGTTCCACTCCGCGGCGCTGCGCCAGCTCCAGTACTTCTGGCCCAAGGCGGTCGGCGGCTCCCTGCCCCGCCTCGTCGACCGCAAGGTCCAGCTGGTCGCCGACGCGGCCGCAGCCTGCCGCATCCGGCTCGACCGGGGCGAGCTGCGGGACGTCACCGCAGAGATCGAGTGGTCCAAGGTCACCCAGACCGTCCCCGCGGACTACCTGGCCGCCGCGGCCAAGGCCGGCCGGGAGGCGCCCCGCGACCCCGCCGAGATCGCCCAGCTCTACGCCGCCTACGAGGAGCTCAAGCACGAGCGCTCCGTCATCGACTTCGAGGACGTACTGCTCCTCACGGTCGCCGTCCTCCAGGACCGGCAGGACGTCGCCGAGCAGGTCAGAGCCCAGTACCAGCACTTCGTCGTCGACGAGTACCAGGACGTCAGCCCGCTCCAGCAGCGCCTGCTGGAGCTCTGGCTCGGCGACCGGGAGAACCTGTGCGTGGTCGGCGACGCCAGCCAGACGATCTACTCGTTCACGGGAGCAACCCCCGACCATCTGCTCGACTTCCGCATCCGTCACCCCGGGGCCACCGTCGTCAAGCTGGTCCGTGACTACCGCTCCACCCCCCAGGTGGTCCGCCTGGCCAACGGCCTGCTCGCCCAGGCCCGGGGCCGGGCCGCCGACCACCGCCTGGAGCTGGTCTCGCAGCGCGCCGCGGGGAGCGACCCGGTCTTCACCGAGTACACCGACGAACCCGCCGAGGCCGAGGGCGCCGCGCGCCGCATCCGCGAACTGATCGACTCCGGGGTCCCGGCCGGCGAGATCGCCGTCCTGTTCCGCACCAACTCCCAGTCCGAGATCTACGAGCAGGCCCTCGCCGACGCGGGCGTGCCCTACCAGCTGCGAGGGGCCGAGCGGTTCTTCGACCGTCCCGAGGTGCGCAAGGCGATCACCGCCCTGCGCGCGGCGGCCCGCTTCGGCGGCAACGACGCGCTCCTCGACGACGCCCCCGACCTGCCCTCCCAGGTGCGCGCCGTGCTCTCGGGCGAGGGCTGGACCCCGCAGCCGCCGGCCGGTTCGGGCGCGGTTCGTGAGCGCTGGGAGTCCCTGGCCGCCCTGGTGCATCTCGCCCAGGACTTCACCGCCGCCCGGAGCGGCGCCACGCTCGCCGATCTCGTCGTCGAACTCGACGAGCGGGCCGGCGCCCAGCACGCGCCCACGGTCCAGGGCGTCACGCTCGCCTCACTGCACTCGGCCAAGGGCCTGGAGTGGGACGTCGTCTTCCTGGTCGGCGTCGCCGAGGGCATGATGCCGATCACCTACGCAAAGACCGACGAGCAGATCGAGGAGGAGCGCCGTCTCCTCTATGTCGGCGTCACCCGCGCCCGCGAGCGGCTTCACCTCTCCTGGGCGCTCGCCCGATCGCCGGGCGGCCGGCCCAACCGGCGTCCCAGCCGGTTCCTCGACGGACTGCGCCCGGGATCGAACACCCCCGCGGGCCGCGTGGGCACGGCCGGCGCGGGAAGCGTGGAGCGCGGCACCTACACGAGGACGCCTGCCGCGGCCGAGGCGGCGCCGCGCCGCAGACAGCGCACCCCGGCCCGCTGCCGGATCTGTGGTCGCACGCTGACCGACGGCGGCGAGATGAAACTGATGCGCTGCGAGGACTGCCCCTCCGACATGGACGAGGGACTGTACGAGCGGTTGCGTGACTGGCGCGCCGGCCAGGCGCAGCGCAGCGGACAGCCCGCCTTCTGCGTCTTCACGGACAAGACGCTGATCGCCATCGCGGAGGCGGTCCCCGACGACGAGCAGGAGCTGGCCCGGATTCCCGGCGTGGGGATGCGCAAGCTGCGCCGTTACGGCGACGACGTTCTGGCCCTCTGCGCGGGCCGCGACCCCGCCGAGGGGCAAGATCAGGACTGA
- a CDS encoding dipeptidase — MSQPVDNAVDAVRTYIAEHRAAFLDDLSAWLRIPSVSAQPDHAPDVRRSAEWLVAALKDTGFPTAEIWDTPGAPAVYAEWPADDPEAPTVLVYGHHDVQPAAREDGWDSDPFEPLVRGNRLYARGAADDKGQVFFHTLGVRAHLAATGRTSPAVHLKLLVEGEEESGSPHFRALVEQHADRLAADAVIVSDTGMWSEDTPTVCTGMRGLAECEIRLYGPDQDIHSGSFGGAVPNPATAVARLVAALHDDDGRVAIPGFYDGVVELTDRERDLFARLPFDEERWLRTARSHGTGGEVGYSTLERIWARPTAEVNGIGGGYQGPGSKTIIPSSAMVKLSFRLVAGQDPAQVRDAVGAWVPGRLPDGIRHEITFSPATRPCLTPLDHPALRSVVRAMGRAFDKPVLFTREGGSGPAADLQDVLGAPVLFLGISVPSDGWHAPDEKVELDLLLKGAETSAHLWGDLAEHWRHAP, encoded by the coding sequence ATGAGCCAGCCCGTTGACAATGCCGTCGACGCCGTCCGTACCTACATCGCAGAACACCGCGCGGCGTTCCTCGACGACCTCTCCGCGTGGCTGCGCATCCCCTCCGTCTCGGCCCAGCCCGACCACGCCCCCGACGTACGCCGCAGCGCCGAATGGCTCGTCGCCGCCCTCAAGGACACCGGCTTCCCCACCGCCGAGATCTGGGACACCCCCGGGGCCCCCGCGGTCTACGCCGAGTGGCCGGCCGACGACCCCGAGGCGCCGACCGTCCTGGTGTACGGCCACCACGACGTGCAGCCCGCCGCGCGCGAGGACGGCTGGGACAGCGACCCCTTCGAACCCCTCGTCCGCGGCAACCGCCTCTACGCGCGCGGTGCGGCCGACGACAAGGGCCAGGTCTTCTTCCACACCCTCGGCGTGCGCGCCCACCTCGCCGCCACCGGCCGCACCAGCCCCGCCGTCCACCTGAAGCTGCTGGTGGAAGGCGAGGAGGAGTCCGGCTCCCCGCACTTCCGGGCGCTCGTCGAACAGCACGCCGACCGGCTCGCCGCCGACGCCGTGATCGTCTCCGACACCGGCATGTGGTCCGAGGACACCCCGACCGTGTGCACCGGCATGCGCGGCCTCGCCGAGTGCGAGATCCGGCTGTACGGCCCCGACCAGGACATCCACTCCGGTTCCTTCGGCGGGGCGGTGCCCAACCCCGCCACCGCCGTGGCCCGGCTGGTCGCCGCCCTGCACGACGACGACGGCCGGGTCGCGATCCCCGGCTTCTACGACGGCGTCGTCGAGCTCACCGACCGTGAACGCGACCTCTTCGCCCGGCTGCCCTTCGACGAGGAGCGGTGGCTGCGCACCGCCCGGTCGCACGGCACCGGAGGCGAGGTGGGATACAGCACCCTGGAGCGCATCTGGGCGCGCCCCACCGCAGAGGTCAACGGCATCGGCGGCGGCTACCAGGGCCCCGGCAGCAAGACGATCATTCCGTCCTCCGCCATGGTGAAGCTGTCCTTCCGGCTGGTCGCCGGCCAGGATCCCGCACAGGTACGGGACGCGGTCGGCGCCTGGGTGCCCGGGCGGCTGCCGGACGGCATCCGGCACGAGATCACCTTCAGCCCCGCCACCCGCCCCTGCCTCACCCCGCTCGACCACCCCGCCCTGCGGTCCGTGGTCCGGGCGATGGGCCGCGCCTTCGACAAGCCCGTGCTCTTCACGCGCGAGGGAGGTTCGGGCCCGGCCGCCGACCTCCAGGACGTCCTCGGAGCGCCGGTGCTCTTCCTCGGCATCTCCGTCCCGTCCGACGGCTGGCACGCCCCCGACGAGAAGGTCGAGCTGGACCTGCTGCTCAAGGGCGCCGAGACCAGCGCCCACCTCTGGGGCGACCTCGCCGAGCACTGGCGGCACGCCCCCTGA